The following coding sequences lie in one Listeria ivanovii subsp. londoniensis genomic window:
- the trmL gene encoding tRNA (uridine(34)/cytosine(34)/5-carboxymethylaminomethyluridine(34)-2'-O)-methyltransferase TrmL codes for MPNHIVLYQPEIPANTGNISRTCAGTDTYLHLIRPLGFSTDDKMLKRAGLDYWDNVKLTYYDSIDEFFEKNQGGEFYFITKFGRHVYSDIDYSDTSKNYFFIFGKETTGLPDALLQENEENCLRIPMTDHIRSLNLSNTAAVLAYEALRQQNFGALLQEPNYDRKIFKD; via the coding sequence ATGCCAAACCATATTGTACTTTATCAACCAGAAATCCCCGCAAATACAGGAAATATATCTAGAACTTGTGCTGGAACCGATACTTATTTACACTTAATACGGCCACTTGGTTTTTCCACAGATGACAAAATGTTAAAACGTGCAGGGCTTGATTACTGGGATAATGTAAAACTTACTTATTATGATTCTATCGATGAGTTTTTTGAGAAGAATCAAGGTGGAGAATTCTACTTTATTACTAAATTCGGTCGCCATGTTTATAGTGACATTGATTATAGCGATACATCGAAAAATTATTTTTTCATTTTCGGTAAAGAAACGACTGGATTACCAGATGCACTTTTACAAGAAAATGAAGAGAATTGTTTGCGGATTCCAATGACAGACCATATCCGCTCACTTAACTTATCCAACACAGCGGCTGTTTTAGCCTATGAAGCACTTCGTCAACAGAATTTTGGGGCGCTTTTACAAGAACCAAATTATGATAGAAAGATTTTTAAAGATTAA
- a CDS encoding low molecular weight protein-tyrosine-phosphatase encodes MIKVVFVCLGNICRSPMAEGLFRAEVEKAGLTDKIVIDSAATGTWNLGKPPHRGTKEILKKHHVDYQSMKARKISATDFAEADFIIGMDQQNLSDLRSLANDSNATIRSLMSFVPGQEDKDIPDPYYTGDFNETEQMVTAGVKALLGYIMKQIN; translated from the coding sequence TTGATAAAAGTAGTATTTGTATGTTTAGGAAATATTTGCCGTTCTCCTATGGCTGAAGGACTTTTCCGAGCAGAGGTAGAAAAAGCTGGGTTAACGGATAAAATAGTGATTGATTCTGCTGCGACTGGCACATGGAACTTAGGCAAACCACCGCATAGAGGGACGAAAGAAATTTTGAAAAAACATCATGTGGATTACCAATCTATGAAAGCTAGAAAAATTTCTGCTACAGATTTTGCAGAAGCTGATTTTATTATTGGGATGGATCAACAAAATTTAAGTGATTTGCGCTCGCTTGCAAATGATTCAAATGCAACCATACGCTCACTGATGTCCTTTGTTCCAGGCCAGGAAGATAAAGACATCCCTGACCCATACTATACTGGTGACTTTAATGAAACGGAACAAATGGTAACGGCTGGTGTGAAAGCATTACTTGGATATATAATGAAACAAATTAATTAG
- a CDS encoding CynX/NimT family MFS transporter, whose product MNVDLTKEKILTRPSKVMLIIGIILIAANLRTPITSVGPLMGMIQSDLHLTNTMAGLLTTIPLLAFAGLSPFVSKLSRSLGIEVLLFIALLTLVIGSFLRPFGGMGNLFVGTFLIGLAIAVGNVLLPSLIKKEFPFKLGLMTGVYSISMNLCSAIAAGLTVPIAMNNPFSWRGSMIFWAFLGVLAFIIWLPQLKYNQKNTVKIAAHLVTTSVWKAPLAWKISLFMGSQSAIYYISIAWLPNILAEQGLSSTSSGLMLSLMQFAVMPVTFIIPIIAGRMKNQQLLVGISISLFLIGIFGIMFANGNLFILSLVIILYGIGSGMSFSLSMMFFNLRTTSATESADLSGMAQSIGYLFAASGPILFGTLHDLLGSWQPTLFVLIGISLLMLYCGLDAGRNKFLFSKEK is encoded by the coding sequence ATGAATGTAGATTTAACGAAAGAAAAAATCCTTACTCGCCCAAGTAAGGTAATGCTTATTATTGGGATTATTTTAATTGCTGCAAATTTACGAACACCTATTACTTCTGTTGGTCCACTAATGGGAATGATTCAATCTGATTTACATTTGACTAATACGATGGCCGGACTGCTTACAACTATCCCACTTCTGGCATTTGCTGGGTTATCACCGTTTGTTTCTAAACTTAGTCGCTCTTTAGGAATCGAAGTGTTGCTATTTATTGCCCTTTTAACACTAGTTATCGGCAGTTTTCTTCGTCCCTTTGGAGGAATGGGAAACTTATTTGTGGGTACTTTTTTAATTGGACTAGCAATTGCGGTTGGGAACGTACTTTTACCTAGTTTAATAAAAAAAGAATTTCCATTTAAATTGGGGCTAATGACCGGGGTATATTCGATTTCGATGAATTTATGTTCGGCAATTGCGGCTGGCTTAACGGTTCCGATTGCAATGAATAATCCATTTAGTTGGAGAGGAAGTATGATTTTCTGGGCCTTTTTAGGTGTTTTGGCATTCATTATTTGGCTGCCTCAATTGAAATATAATCAGAAAAACACTGTAAAAATAGCAGCTCATTTAGTGACAACTTCTGTCTGGAAAGCACCACTCGCTTGGAAGATTTCCCTGTTTATGGGTTCCCAGTCAGCGATTTATTATATTTCGATTGCTTGGTTGCCTAATATTTTAGCAGAACAAGGTTTATCAAGTACTTCTAGTGGGTTAATGTTATCGTTGATGCAATTTGCTGTCATGCCTGTGACTTTCATTATTCCGATTATTGCTGGACGAATGAAAAATCAACAGCTACTTGTTGGAATTTCTATTTCCTTATTTCTTATTGGGATTTTTGGAATTATGTTTGCGAATGGGAACTTATTTATTTTGTCGCTGGTTATTATTTTATATGGTATAGGTTCGGGGATGTCATTCAGTCTTTCGATGATGTTCTTCAATTTGCGAACAACAAGCGCTACTGAATCGGCGGATTTGTCAGGAATGGCACAATCGATTGGTTATTTATTTGCTGCTTCCGGTCCGATTCTGTTCGGAACTTTGCACGATTTACTAGGTAGCTGGCAACCAACCTTATTTGTGCTAATTGGCATTTCCTTATTAATGCTGTATTGCGGCCTAGATGCTGGTCGAAATAAATTCTTATTCTCAAAGGAAAAATAA
- a CDS encoding AI-2E family transporter → MNWLDRLKENNTARRVLVFVLIGMVLYLLRSMIDLILLTFIFAFLVTRLENVILKRVRIPRKLIVIVLYTLVAAFLYIAIVHFLPILIDQISQLVGSLVKIYNNPSDNTVVKWVVGFLKESNIQKYLQTGVDFIIASLSGIGSVGLSFFLALILSLFFSLEKERVTSFTGQFLASKVGFIFKEAAFFGKKFVATFGVVLEAQLMIALVNTIITTIALYLMGFPQLLSLSIMVFVLGLIPVAGVIISCVPLVLIAYTVGGFQDVFYILLTVVIVHAIETYILNPKLMSSKTNLPVFYTFIVLIFSETFFGVWGLIVGIPVFVFLLDILDVRNAEDKEKRTIFGRKKKVD, encoded by the coding sequence ATGAATTGGTTAGACAGACTAAAAGAGAATAACACGGCAAGGCGGGTGTTAGTGTTTGTTCTGATTGGAATGGTGCTCTATTTACTAAGAAGCATGATTGATTTAATATTGTTAACATTTATTTTTGCTTTTTTAGTTACCCGATTAGAGAATGTTATTTTAAAAAGAGTTCGAATACCAAGAAAGTTAATCGTGATTGTCTTGTATACACTAGTCGCGGCATTTTTATATATCGCTATCGTGCATTTTTTACCAATACTAATAGACCAAATTTCTCAGTTAGTGGGGTCATTAGTAAAAATCTATAATAACCCAAGCGATAATACAGTTGTAAAATGGGTTGTTGGATTTTTGAAAGAATCCAATATTCAAAAGTACTTGCAAACTGGAGTTGATTTTATCATTGCCTCGCTTTCGGGGATTGGTTCCGTTGGGTTATCTTTCTTTTTAGCACTAATCCTCAGTTTGTTTTTCTCACTTGAAAAAGAACGGGTTACTTCTTTTACAGGTCAATTTTTAGCGAGTAAAGTTGGATTTATTTTCAAAGAAGCTGCTTTTTTTGGAAAGAAATTTGTTGCGACTTTCGGAGTAGTACTAGAGGCGCAATTAATGATTGCCCTTGTAAATACGATTATTACAACGATTGCCTTATATTTAATGGGTTTCCCACAATTACTTAGTTTGTCGATAATGGTCTTTGTATTAGGATTGATTCCGGTAGCGGGGGTAATTATTTCCTGTGTGCCCCTTGTACTCATTGCATATACAGTTGGCGGATTCCAAGATGTATTCTATATTCTTCTAACCGTTGTTATTGTCCATGCAATTGAAACTTATATTTTAAATCCAAAGTTAATGTCATCAAAAACAAACCTCCCTGTTTTCTATACCTTTATTGTTTTGATCTTTTCGGAAACATTTTTCGGTGTATGGGGATTGATAGTTGGGATTCCAGTATTTGTATTCTTACTAGATATTTTGGATGTGAGAAATGCAGAAGACAAAGAAAAACGAACGATATTTGGACGTAAGAAAAAAGTAGATTAA
- a CDS encoding MBL fold metallo-hydrolase produces MTKKLVICISIIALFLGGCSFLNQSENASSVTEKTLTGAEFQFFDVGQGDSTLIQSEDGTTILIDTGRQDDDRILTLLKEAKVEKIDLLLLTHPHADHIGNADKVIATYKPKEIWMDGLPFSSSIYEKVIDAALASNATYKEPRRGDKASFGPFDLTVLSPDKLENDANNDSIAVKISYKDISAIFTGDAEKGREKEMVESGADMEADILDLGHHGSSTSNQPFFLDKINPQVAVYSAELANSYGHPHVEVLEWLKDRNIKTFGTDVNGTITIETDGEKIHVQTEKDGTPKPGSSYNKENSTQKTEDATSEELPETININKASSEELELLPLIGPALAEKIIAERPYQSIDDLKKINGIGDGIVRQIKEQGIAATK; encoded by the coding sequence ATGACAAAGAAATTAGTAATATGTATCAGTATAATTGCGCTATTTTTAGGCGGTTGTAGCTTTTTAAATCAATCAGAAAATGCATCAAGTGTGACAGAAAAAACATTAACAGGAGCAGAATTCCAGTTTTTTGATGTTGGACAAGGTGATAGTACACTTATTCAGTCAGAAGATGGGACCACTATCCTGATTGATACAGGTAGACAAGATGATGACCGAATTTTAACTCTTTTAAAAGAAGCGAAGGTAGAGAAGATAGATTTATTGTTACTGACACACCCCCATGCAGACCATATTGGTAATGCAGATAAAGTAATTGCTACATATAAACCAAAAGAAATCTGGATGGACGGGCTACCTTTTTCCAGTAGTATTTACGAAAAGGTCATTGACGCAGCACTTGCTTCTAATGCGACTTATAAAGAACCAAGACGCGGTGATAAGGCTTCATTTGGTCCATTTGATTTGACGGTCCTAAGTCCGGATAAATTAGAAAATGATGCCAATAATGATTCGATAGCGGTAAAAATTTCCTATAAAGACATTTCAGCTATTTTCACTGGTGATGCGGAAAAAGGGCGTGAAAAAGAAATGGTCGAGTCTGGTGCGGATATGGAAGCTGATATTTTAGATTTAGGACATCATGGTTCTTCTACATCTAATCAACCTTTTTTCTTAGATAAAATAAATCCGCAAGTGGCTGTTTATTCTGCAGAACTTGCGAACAGTTATGGTCACCCGCACGTAGAGGTACTAGAATGGCTAAAAGATCGTAATATCAAAACATTTGGTACTGATGTAAATGGCACTATCACAATCGAAACAGATGGTGAAAAAATCCATGTGCAAACTGAAAAAGATGGGACACCCAAACCTGGGAGTAGCTACAACAAAGAAAATAGTACACAAAAAACAGAAGACGCAACTTCTGAAGAATTACCTGAAACAATCAATATTAATAAGGCCTCTAGCGAAGAACTGGAACTATTACCACTTATTGGCCCAGCACTTGCAGAGAAAATTATCGCGGAACGCCCCTATCAATCAATTGACGACTTGAAAAAAATTAATGGCATTGGCGATGGAATCGTACGGCAAATCAAAGAACAAGGCATTGCCGCCACAAAGTAG
- a CDS encoding DUF3006 domain-containing protein has product MKKAILDRIEEGRAVFLLEPDNTEWVVEQTRLNEAIKEGDVVIISATNEITKQPQETEAMKKRIADKLDKLREEK; this is encoded by the coding sequence TTGAAAAAAGCAATTTTAGATAGAATTGAGGAAGGGAGAGCAGTTTTTCTGCTAGAGCCAGATAATACGGAATGGGTAGTAGAACAAACAAGACTAAATGAGGCGATAAAAGAAGGGGATGTAGTCATTATTTCAGCTACAAATGAAATAACAAAACAACCCCAAGAAACAGAAGCTATGAAAAAACGTATTGCTGATAAACTAGATAAACTCCGTGAGGAAAAGTGA
- a CDS encoding lmo0937 family membrane protein, with product MLGLIWGIIVILLVVWLIGIIFHIAGGLINILLVIVLILVIWNLIQMARNKHK from the coding sequence ATGTTAGGACTTATTTGGGGAATTATTGTTATTTTGTTAGTTGTATGGTTAATTGGAATTATTTTCCATATTGCGGGTGGATTAATTAATATCTTGCTCGTTATTGTTTTAATACTTGTTATTTGGAATTTAATTCAAATGGCTAGAAACAAACACAAATAG
- a CDS encoding HesB/YadR/YfhF family protein — translation MNIEVTDQANKWFHDEFNVANGNGIRLFAKYGGSNSSLHPGFSIGLTAEKPQEAAVSEKKEDLVFFIEDHDYWYFKDHDWKIDYEPKTEEVSFSFKEKVKQD, via the coding sequence ATGAATATCGAGGTAACAGACCAAGCAAATAAATGGTTCCACGATGAATTTAATGTAGCAAATGGCAATGGCATCCGACTTTTTGCCAAGTATGGTGGTTCAAATAGTTCCTTGCACCCTGGTTTCTCCATTGGTTTAACCGCTGAAAAGCCGCAAGAAGCAGCAGTTTCCGAGAAAAAGGAAGATTTAGTTTTCTTCATTGAAGACCATGATTATTGGTACTTTAAAGATCATGATTGGAAAATTGACTATGAACCAAAAACGGAAGAAGTTTCATTTTCTTTTAAAGAAAAAGTGAAACAAGACTAA
- a CDS encoding HSP90 family protein, with protein MDYSHRFQVNLAGMIDILSNHLYDEKDVYIRELLQNATDAIRARKKLEPEIEGEIHVSLSGKPDEKTLILEDNGIGLTEEEVHAFLATIANSSKGEKKFEGQEANDFIGRFGIGLLSCFIVSDEIVMISTSKKNNETTEWRGKADGTYSVRKLETETREPGTQVYLRLRAGLEEHPECEETEYLMNTLKKYGSSLESTISIEKDGYEEKINEWTKQFADKEMLKNLSREQIIRYGEYILGTHFEDYFLIENDSGRTYGIAYMIPYTVQMNAVRKQTVFLNNMFVTSEANNVLPDWAFFAECVLWTNELQPVASRESFYKNERLTTVATELGAALKKGIETLPEKALTKLLMTHYLGFKALASEDTPFLQLIYPYLTFRTLNGEEKLADILKEETTIYYTFSVDDFRQMSDIARSSGMTLINGGYSYDTPILAQLNHLLAETNFILIQPEEITDKLFPMTLEEEASYQPILREMNEMMAEFDADVTIKHFEPQSLPIIFIHSTATQATRELERAAEETSSVFSDILESIQKEQAPAPLAHLYLNLDNELIKRLFTSGKTVDELSVIVNVLYIQALLLGHYPLKRKEMELMNQNMLRILEML; from the coding sequence ATGGATTATTCTCACCGCTTTCAAGTGAATTTAGCTGGTATGATTGATATCCTCTCTAATCACTTATATGATGAAAAAGATGTGTATATTCGAGAATTATTGCAAAATGCTACCGATGCGATTAGAGCTAGGAAAAAATTAGAACCTGAAATAGAAGGAGAAATCCATGTTTCTTTATCTGGTAAACCGGATGAAAAAACATTGATTTTAGAAGATAACGGTATTGGATTAACGGAAGAAGAAGTTCACGCGTTTCTGGCAACCATTGCTAATTCATCTAAAGGCGAGAAAAAATTTGAAGGACAAGAAGCAAATGACTTTATTGGACGATTTGGAATTGGCTTACTTTCTTGTTTTATTGTAAGTGATGAAATTGTGATGATTTCCACTTCAAAAAAAAATAATGAAACGACTGAATGGCGCGGAAAAGCGGATGGAACTTACTCTGTTCGAAAATTAGAGACGGAAACACGTGAGCCTGGAACACAGGTATATTTGCGCCTTCGAGCTGGTCTAGAAGAACATCCTGAGTGCGAAGAAACCGAATATTTAATGAATACACTTAAAAAATACGGTTCCTCTTTAGAAAGTACTATATCAATAGAAAAAGATGGTTATGAAGAAAAAATAAACGAATGGACAAAACAGTTTGCTGATAAAGAGATGTTAAAAAATCTTTCTAGAGAGCAAATTATTCGTTACGGAGAGTATATCCTCGGAACGCATTTTGAAGATTATTTTTTAATTGAGAATGATTCTGGACGTACTTATGGAATAGCTTATATGATTCCATATACTGTGCAAATGAATGCTGTTCGAAAACAAACAGTATTTTTAAATAATATGTTTGTCACAAGTGAAGCAAATAATGTACTGCCTGATTGGGCGTTTTTTGCAGAATGTGTGCTTTGGACGAACGAACTTCAACCAGTAGCCTCACGAGAATCATTTTATAAAAACGAGCGCTTAACGACTGTCGCAACCGAACTTGGTGCCGCCTTAAAAAAAGGAATCGAAACTTTGCCGGAAAAAGCGCTCACTAAATTACTGATGACGCATTATCTTGGTTTTAAAGCGCTTGCAAGTGAAGATACTCCCTTTTTACAACTGATTTATCCATATTTGACGTTTAGAACATTGAACGGCGAAGAAAAGTTAGCAGATATATTGAAAGAGGAAACAACTATTTATTATACATTCTCTGTCGATGATTTTAGACAAATGTCTGATATTGCTCGTTCTAGTGGGATGACGCTAATAAATGGTGGATATTCTTATGATACGCCTATTTTGGCACAGCTAAACCATTTGCTAGCTGAAACAAATTTTATTTTAATTCAACCAGAAGAAATAACCGATAAGCTTTTTCCAATGACGTTAGAAGAAGAAGCTTCTTATCAGCCAATTTTACGGGAAATGAACGAAATGATGGCGGAATTTGATGCGGATGTAACAATTAAACATTTTGAACCGCAAAGCTTGCCGATAATTTTCATTCATTCTACTGCCACTCAGGCGACTCGTGAATTAGAACGTGCGGCGGAAGAAACTAGTTCTGTTTTCAGTGATATTCTGGAAAGTATTCAAAAGGAACAAGCCCCTGCCCCGCTCGCTCATTTGTATTTAAATTTGGATAATGAATTGATTAAACGACTTTTTACATCTGGTAAAACAGTGGATGAACTTAGTGTTATCGTCAATGTGCTATATATTCAAGCGTTGTTGCTCGGCCATTATCCACTTAAACGCAAAGAAATGGAATTAATGAACCAAAATATGTTAAGAATTTTAGAAATGCTATAG
- a CDS encoding alpha/beta hydrolase yields the protein MKKFIISIMMLAIIITGFGVIFLHFEPTKKTINTDTTTAEAKKKETNAKETKPASEIAIPTVFIHGYSGTANSLGGMIDRFASDGSITKSLVMTVSADGKVSTTGTYDKFSHNPTIQVIFEDNKSSMVNQTLWIENVMKELKNNYHIEKVNALGHSMGGVSLTNYIEKIGNDKTYPVLEKLVLIGAPLNGLVIGDDGVTAYDLTDDGPKQSSERYSEFMKNKQNIPSNLQVLNIAGDTLDGTKSDGSVSVASALSGKFIFENQVASYEEKTFTGKNAAHSKLHENNDVDTKAANFLWGTEKVD from the coding sequence ATGAAAAAATTTATTATCAGTATTATGATGCTTGCCATTATTATTACAGGATTCGGTGTGATTTTCCTTCACTTCGAACCGACCAAAAAAACTATAAATACCGACACAACAACTGCTGAGGCAAAGAAAAAAGAAACGAATGCTAAAGAAACAAAACCTGCATCAGAAATAGCAATTCCAACAGTTTTTATTCACGGTTATTCAGGAACAGCGAATTCACTCGGAGGAATGATTGATCGTTTTGCAAGCGATGGTTCCATAACAAAATCACTTGTTATGACGGTGTCTGCAGATGGTAAAGTATCTACAACTGGGACTTATGATAAATTCAGCCATAATCCGACCATTCAAGTCATTTTTGAAGATAATAAAAGTTCCATGGTCAACCAAACTTTGTGGATAGAAAATGTTATGAAAGAACTTAAAAATAATTATCACATTGAAAAAGTGAATGCACTCGGTCATTCCATGGGTGGTGTTAGCTTAACAAACTACATTGAAAAAATAGGTAATGACAAAACTTATCCAGTTCTTGAAAAATTAGTTTTAATCGGTGCACCACTTAATGGGCTCGTTATCGGCGACGACGGTGTTACAGCTTATGACTTAACGGATGACGGACCAAAACAATCTTCTGAACGCTACAGTGAATTCATGAAAAACAAACAAAATATCCCTTCTAATTTACAAGTATTAAATATAGCTGGCGACACATTGGATGGTACTAAAAGTGACGGAAGTGTTTCAGTTGCTAGCGCCCTTTCCGGTAAATTTATTTTTGAAAACCAAGTAGCAAGTTACGAGGAAAAAACTTTTACTGGTAAAAATGCTGCTCATAGCAAGCTCCATGAAAATAATGATGTTGATACAAAAGCAGCAAATTTTTTATGGGGAACAGAAAAAGTAGACTAA
- a CDS encoding FadR/GntR family transcriptional regulator — MVKKVERKSLAEQVYEQIKSEITNGTWEIGERIPKEADLMSQFGISRNTLREAIRALVHIGLLETKQGDGTFVRNDSELKAILQKRIQESSVQEILEIRHALDREAVILACTHRTEHDLQAMNKFMQLCLDASTKKDISLFVKADASLHLAIVKAAHNKLLLDMYANILEDIQFSITSTTEINPSENKHHGHTALIAAITERNKESAAHEVTEYITYFQQVAAKNGAQ, encoded by the coding sequence ATGGTAAAGAAAGTAGAAAGAAAATCCCTCGCTGAACAAGTTTACGAACAAATTAAAAGCGAAATTACAAATGGCACATGGGAAATTGGTGAACGTATCCCTAAAGAAGCTGATTTAATGTCTCAATTCGGTATTAGTCGAAATACGCTTCGTGAGGCTATTCGCGCCCTTGTTCATATTGGACTACTTGAAACCAAACAAGGCGATGGCACTTTCGTCCGAAATGATAGTGAACTTAAGGCTATTTTGCAAAAACGTATTCAGGAATCTTCTGTGCAAGAAATACTGGAAATCAGGCATGCGCTTGATCGAGAAGCTGTTATTTTAGCCTGCACACATCGTACAGAACATGACTTACAAGCGATGAACAAATTTATGCAACTCTGCCTAGATGCAAGTACTAAAAAAGATATCTCTCTGTTTGTAAAAGCTGATGCTTCTTTACATTTAGCGATTGTAAAAGCAGCTCACAATAAATTACTACTTGATATGTATGCAAATATTTTGGAAGATATCCAGTTTTCAATTACGAGTACTACAGAGATTAACCCGAGTGAAAATAAACATCATGGTCATACGGCTCTTATAGCAGCTATAACAGAACGAAATAAAGAAAGTGCAGCACATGAAGTAACGGAATATATTACCTATTTCCAACAAGTTGCTGCAAAGAATGGAGCACAATAA
- the nfsA gene encoding oxygen-insensitive NADPH nitroreductase: protein MNQAIDTILGHYSVRKFEDTALTKEELAILIKSAQAASTSSFVQAYSIVGIADKQIREKVSAIAGNQPYTVQTGQLFIFVADLARHHTILESEELDIEALSTSEKWLVAVIDAALAAQNMAIAAESLGLGICYIGGIRNDVEKIAEILELPPYTMPLFGLTVGHPVTNQEAAKPRLPQELIYHQNTYQKMNPAILADYDEKIKQYYDDRTAGKRVESWSEQIARGLSRKSRLDLKAFLEKQHLSQK from the coding sequence GTGAATCAAGCAATTGACACGATACTAGGGCATTATTCAGTTCGGAAATTTGAAGATACGGCACTAACAAAAGAAGAACTAGCGATACTTATAAAAAGCGCACAAGCTGCTTCGACATCTAGTTTTGTTCAAGCTTATTCGATTGTCGGTATAGCGGATAAACAAATTCGTGAAAAAGTTTCCGCAATTGCTGGAAATCAACCATATACAGTCCAAACGGGGCAACTATTTATATTTGTCGCGGATTTAGCAAGACATCATACTATTTTAGAAAGCGAAGAATTAGATATAGAAGCACTGTCAACTTCGGAAAAATGGCTTGTCGCAGTAATTGATGCCGCTCTTGCAGCACAAAATATGGCTATAGCAGCTGAATCACTGGGCTTAGGTATTTGCTATATCGGCGGAATTAGAAATGATGTCGAAAAAATAGCAGAAATTTTAGAATTACCACCATATACGATGCCGTTATTTGGTCTGACGGTCGGACATCCTGTAACAAATCAAGAAGCGGCAAAGCCAAGATTACCACAAGAGTTGATTTATCACCAAAATACCTATCAAAAAATGAATCCAGCAATTTTAGCAGACTACGATGAAAAAATAAAACAGTATTATGATGATAGAACCGCTGGAAAACGTGTCGAAAGCTGGTCTGAACAAATCGCGCGTGGCTTAAGTAGGAAAAGCCGGCTAGATTTAAAAGCATTCTTAGAAAAACAACATTTAAGTCAAAAATAA
- the fri gene encoding non-heme iron-binding ferritin Fri, with product MKTINSVDTKEFLNHQVANLNVFTVKIHQIHWYMRGHNFFTLHEKMDDLYSEFGEQMDEVAERLLAIGGSPFSTLKEFLENASVEEAPYTKPKTMDQLMEDLVGTLELLRDEYQQGIELTDKEGDNVTNDMLIAFKASIDKHIWMFKAFLGKAPLE from the coding sequence ATGAAAACAATCAATTCAGTAGACACAAAGGAATTTTTGAATCATCAAGTAGCGAACTTAAATGTATTCACGGTAAAAATTCATCAGATCCACTGGTATATGAGAGGGCACAACTTCTTCACTTTACATGAAAAAATGGATGATTTATATAGTGAATTCGGTGAACAAATGGATGAAGTAGCAGAACGTTTGCTAGCGATTGGTGGCAGTCCGTTTTCCACTTTAAAAGAGTTCTTAGAAAATGCAAGTGTGGAAGAAGCTCCATATACTAAACCAAAAACAATGGATCAATTAATGGAAGATTTAGTTGGGACACTGGAATTACTTAGAGATGAATATCAACAAGGTATTGAACTAACTGACAAAGAAGGCGACAATGTAACAAACGATATGTTAATTGCCTTCAAAGCAAGCATTGATAAACATATCTGGATGTTCAAAGCTTTCTTAGGGAAAGCACCATTAGAATAA
- a CDS encoding SMI1/KNR4 family protein: MSIWVKNDHEGATNQAILAKEIELGVTLPVEYKQLIQQQNGGLIRKNHFKTTEPTSYGLDFGEIYYLAGLNELLPAIPEQKDVELAGKQVFFHQDESRYIGFSYSNDIENPSIIYVDFETLQTLIVAENLTDFLEQLYFSPFPIDLAERFPRKKLDQILASSNVQKTKQLMETLEDYGDKNWYLETLIVLLKKQEIPDNLIAYSLFENQLIYFRRKLVPELVETIFHLLSKSDGINGNELALLKKEWID, from the coding sequence ATGAGTATTTGGGTGAAAAATGACCACGAAGGTGCGACAAATCAAGCTATTTTAGCAAAAGAAATCGAACTTGGAGTCACTTTGCCGGTTGAATATAAACAGTTAATACAGCAACAAAACGGTGGACTCATTAGGAAAAACCATTTTAAAACAACGGAACCTACTTCTTACGGGCTTGATTTTGGCGAAATTTATTATCTTGCAGGTTTAAATGAATTGCTGCCTGCTATTCCAGAACAAAAAGATGTGGAGCTTGCGGGAAAACAAGTATTTTTTCATCAAGACGAATCCCGCTATATCGGCTTTTCTTACAGTAACGATATTGAAAATCCAAGTATTATTTATGTGGATTTTGAAACTTTACAGACCCTTATTGTGGCAGAAAATTTGACGGATTTTTTGGAGCAGCTCTATTTCAGTCCATTTCCGATTGATTTAGCTGAACGTTTTCCTCGGAAGAAATTAGATCAGATTCTCGCTTCAAGCAATGTACAAAAAACCAAGCAATTAATGGAGACATTGGAAGATTATGGGGATAAAAACTGGTATTTGGAAACACTGATTGTGCTTTTAAAAAAACAAGAAATCCCCGATAATTTAATTGCATACAGTTTATTTGAAAATCAATTAATTTATTTCAGGCGCAAACTTGTCCCTGAATTAGTAGAGACCATTTTTCATCTACTTTCAAAAAGTGACGGGATAAATGGGAACGAATTAGCTTTGTTAAAAAAAGAATGGATTGATTGA